GGTGATGACGTCAAGATACGGCACGTGCGTTTGTTGCACGACGCTCTTTAGTTCCTTCTCACCCGATAAATAGTCAACCACTCCCACTTCGTTCGTAATATCGAAGTCGTTGAAGATTTTCGGCTTTCTAAGGTCAAAACCAAGTATGATGGTTTTCTTTTCGCTCATGGCGAATACGGTGGCAAGGTTAATCGAGCAGAACGTCTTGCCTTCCCCTCCGACCGACGATGTCACCATCAGCACGCGGGCACCACCGTGGTCTTGCTTGCGGAACAAGAACTGCAACGACGACCGTATGGCCCGAAAGGACTCTGACAGGGCCGACTTCGGACGCTCAAAAACAGCGAGGTTACTTTCCGTGTGTTTCTTGCCCACAATACCGATCAGTGGCAGACTGGTGAGCTTGGCGAGGTCTTCTGTATTTTGAATGGCATTGTTGGCGAAGAAGATTCCAAATACAACAAGCAACGGAATGATAAATCCTAAGAACAGGGCCATGATATAGTTCACGCCTGTTTTTGGACCAATCAGTCCACCCCCGGTATCTTTTGCCGCATCGATGAATTTGATATCCGATACGTTGGCCGCCTTTACGATATTGGCTTCCGCCCGTTTTTGAAGGAAGTTGCTGTATATCTCGTTGTTGAGATTGTATTTTCGCTGTATTTTCAGGTAATCCTGTTGCTCTTCCGGCAGGCTTTTGACCTGGCCTTCCGCCTGGCGCATCCGATCGACCAACTGGTTCTGCTCGGCTATGAGACCCACTTTCGCCGCAGCAATGTTCTCGAGGAGTACGTTCTTAACCGCTTCCATTCGGCTGTCGAAATCCTGGAAGAGTTTACTGCTTTTTACGGCATACTTCATGCGGGCCCTTTCCGCCGACATCGAAATCAGGTTACTGACATTCAGAATGATATTAGGATCATCCACGCCCGCGACGGACGGAGCAGGTAGTTCCGAGAAATCATTCTTTTCGTTCAGGTATTTTCGAAGTTGGTTGTAGTAGGCAATCTTTCGCTTTACCGCATCCAATTTTTCGTCCATATCCATCAGGCGGTCGTTGATTTCACCTCCCCCATTCTCAATCTGTCCGATATTCTTATTGCGTAAAAAAGACTTTAGCTCGTCGCCTGCACCTTTCAGTTTGTCTTCCATGCTACGCAATTGCTCGTCAATAAAATCGACCGTATTGGTGGCAAACTGGTTTTTGGCTGCAAGTTGATTGTCGCGCAAAACCCGGACGGTTGTGTTCAGATATTTAACGATACGTGCTTTATTGGTACCCGCCAATGACAGTCGAAGGATTGCAGGTGCTTTGGGGTCAATATCCACATTGATGCCCTGGTAATAGCTCACCACACCATCGAGCGGACGGAACCGCACGAAATACTCGTTACCGGTGTAATAGCCCGGTTCTTCGGTGAGCACCAAACGCCAGCTCAGAAAAGGCAACTGCACTTTTTGCCCTACGCGGAATACCTTTTTGAAGGTCCCGATGGGCACCGTGACGTCCTGTGCGGCATTATCGGCATAGCGAATTGTGGGTGCCATATTGCTTTCGAAGACGACACTGATTTCGTAGCGATCGGCGTCCAGGAATTTTATTTTAATTGGAATGTTCGCTATTTGCCGTCTTTTCTTATCTAGTTCCACCTCGAAAGGGACCGCTCCGTACGAGTCGATCAGGTTGTATTTGCCTTGCGTGAGGTATTCGGTATAAAACGAAAGGGTATCAACCACAAGCTCGTTGTGCGACCGCGACTTAAGCGTTGACGCGATGTTCTGCACTTTATCGGATGTACCTCCCCAGTTAAACACCAGGCTGGTGTTAGACGTAAAAAGCGGATTATTCTCTTCAGTGACCGATATCGTCGTTTCGAGGGAATAAATCTTTTCCTTCCGTATGTTGATCTGGTAGGCAATGGTGAATGCAATCGCCCATGTCAAGAGAAACCACTTCCAATAACTAAAGGTTTTGATCAGGAAACCTTTGAAATCAAACGTATTCTGGGATTCGAAAAAAGAGAAATCTTTTGTGTCGAGCATACGGCTGGCGCTAGTTATTCCGTAGTAAAATGAGTCCGGTTGTCGCCAAAGACAACAACATAACCACCGTAGAAATCGATTCTATACCGGTGCGACCCGTTCCCCAGGACTTTTGTTTTAAAGGCTTAACATACACATAATCATTGGGCTGTAATTCGAAATAAGGAGACGACAGAGAGGCCTTATCCGTCAGATCGATTTCGTACATCTCGGTGCCGTGAGGCAACTTCCGAATGATGGATACGTGCTTGCGATCTCCGGTAGTCGGGATATCACCTGCGTTCGCTATGGCCTCAAGAACGTTCACCTTTTCCTGGAACAACGTCTTAGTTCCGGGCACGTTCACCTCGCCGTTCACCGTAAACCGGAAGCCCGTCAGCTTAACCGTAACAAAAATATTGGCATCCTTCGTGAAATAGGTCTCCAACAAACGATCTTCTATTCGCTTTCGAACCTCATCAACAGTAAATCCCAGCACATTCAGTTCACCCAAAATCGGAATCCGGATGTTACCGTGATCATCTACGGCGTACCCGTTGAAGTACAGTCCTTCCTGGCTAATGGCCGTGGCAGCCGCGCTCTCAGTGCTGTTGAACATGGCCACAAACTGCGGATCTAATGACTTAATGGCGATATACAGGTTGTCACTCGTCTGCAGTCGGTAAGGTTTGGAAGGTACTTCATGTACGCCCATATTGTCCGCTTCCTGTTTTTTCTGCAGGTAAATCAAATCCTCGTTGGGAATGCAGGAAGTCATCATCCCTGCAAAAAAAACCAACAGAAACAGCGCGCGATACTTCATGAGGCAGTACAATTAGTGGACAAATATAGACTTTCCGTGCTAAAATCAAAAAGAGCGTTATGAGGTCCCAAACGACCGCTCGAAAGGAACGCGCTGTAAGATACTTCTTCCCAATGTCACTTCATCGGCAAACTCCAGCTCATCCCCTACGGAGATCCCCCGCGCGATGGTGGAGAATACGATGGGATACTCGCTCAACTGCCGGTAAATATAAAAATTCGTAG
This genomic interval from Flavobacterium sp. HJ-32-4 contains the following:
- a CDS encoding polysaccharide biosynthesis/export family protein, translated to MKYRALFLLVFFAGMMTSCIPNEDLIYLQKKQEADNMGVHEVPSKPYRLQTSDNLYIAIKSLDPQFVAMFNSTESAAATAISQEGLYFNGYAVDDHGNIRIPILGELNVLGFTVDEVRKRIEDRLLETYFTKDANIFVTVKLTGFRFTVNGEVNVPGTKTLFQEKVNVLEAIANAGDIPTTGDRKHVSIIRKLPHGTEMYEIDLTDKASLSSPYFELQPNDYVYVKPLKQKSWGTGRTGIESISTVVMLLSLATTGLILLRNN
- a CDS encoding exopolysaccharide transport family protein, whose translation is MLDTKDFSFFESQNTFDFKGFLIKTFSYWKWFLLTWAIAFTIAYQINIRKEKIYSLETTISVTEENNPLFTSNTSLVFNWGGTSDKVQNIASTLKSRSHNELVVDTLSFYTEYLTQGKYNLIDSYGAVPFEVELDKKRRQIANIPIKIKFLDADRYEISVVFESNMAPTIRYADNAAQDVTVPIGTFKKVFRVGQKVQLPFLSWRLVLTEEPGYYTGNEYFVRFRPLDGVVSYYQGINVDIDPKAPAILRLSLAGTNKARIVKYLNTTVRVLRDNQLAAKNQFATNTVDFIDEQLRSMEDKLKGAGDELKSFLRNKNIGQIENGGGEINDRLMDMDEKLDAVKRKIAYYNQLRKYLNEKNDFSELPAPSVAGVDDPNIILNVSNLISMSAERARMKYAVKSSKLFQDFDSRMEAVKNVLLENIAAAKVGLIAEQNQLVDRMRQAEGQVKSLPEEQQDYLKIQRKYNLNNEIYSNFLQKRAEANIVKAANVSDIKFIDAAKDTGGGLIGPKTGVNYIMALFLGFIIPLLVVFGIFFANNAIQNTEDLAKLTSLPLIGIVGKKHTESNLAVFERPKSALSESFRAIRSSLQFLFRKQDHGGARVLMVTSSVGGEGKTFCSINLATVFAMSEKKTIILGFDLRKPKIFNDFDITNEVGVVDYLSGEKELKSVVQQTHVPYLDVITSGAVPPNPAELIMSDRMFTLMEELKAAYDYIILDTPPVGLVSDALELAHFADVTLYIVRQNFTKKDMITLLNNRYSREELRNVSIVLNGFEVKARYGYGYGYNYGYGYGYGNYSNGYHEKEPSTNWLGRVKKMAGDLKRKR